In one Pseudomonas hydrolytica genomic region, the following are encoded:
- the mobA gene encoding molybdenum cofactor guanylyltransferase MobA, with protein sequence MPVTHASFPCSVLLLCGGRGQRMGGRDKGLLEWRGRPLIAWLHEQVRPLSDDLILSCNRNHERYAHYADQLVTDEDQDFQGPLAGIRAGMAVAHHEQMLVLPCDAPLVDRQLLKALLAHAGARPVVVRQGNYWQPLFCLLPTALKADLEQLWQAGERSPQRWFSRLAPVAVECPIDDPRLANLNTPEMLTAASLSADARES encoded by the coding sequence ATGCCCGTTACCCACGCCTCTTTTCCCTGCTCCGTACTGCTGCTTTGCGGTGGCCGCGGCCAACGCATGGGCGGCCGCGACAAAGGCCTGCTGGAATGGCGCGGCCGACCGCTGATCGCCTGGCTGCACGAGCAGGTGCGCCCCCTGAGCGACGATCTGATCCTGTCCTGCAACCGCAATCACGAACGCTACGCGCATTACGCCGACCAACTGGTAACCGACGAGGACCAGGACTTTCAGGGGCCGCTGGCTGGCATCCGCGCCGGCATGGCAGTAGCCCATCATGAGCAGATGCTGGTGCTGCCCTGCGATGCGCCGCTGGTGGATCGGCAGTTGCTCAAAGCCTTGCTGGCCCACGCCGGTGCGCGCCCGGTGGTGGTGCGCCAGGGCAATTACTGGCAGCCGCTGTTCTGCCTGTTACCGACGGCGCTGAAGGCAGATCTGGAACAGCTATGGCAGGCCGGAGAGCGCAGCCCGCAACGCTGGTTCTCCAGGCTGGCTCCGGTCGCGGTGGAATGCCCCATCGACGACCCACGCCTGGCCAACCTCAATACGCCGGAGATGCTCACCGCCGCGTCCCTCTCGGCTGACGCTCGAGAGTCATAG
- a CDS encoding molybdopterin molybdotransferase MoeA → MSGCDHPGLLPMEAALQRLLTLAEAAPIEQTESVTLGEADGRVLAEPLLATLDLPPWPNSAMDGYALRLADWQGQALPVSQRIQAGVAPAPLQPGSCARIFTGAPLPEGADTVEMQENVELDESGQVRFREPLHVGQNVRAQGQETRVGDCVLPAGTRLGPIELGLVASLGAAHLKVRRRLRVAVLSTGDELVEPGQALGPGQIYNSNRRLLIAWLQRLGCAVVDAGILPDDLPRTREALGALGDVDLILSTGGVSVGEADYLGLALREAGELALWKLAIKPGKPLTFGHYQGVPVIGLPGNPASTLVTFGLLARPYLLRRLGVQRVEPLGFVVPAGFAWHKPGTRREYLRARLEGGRAVPYANQSSGVLRSAAWAEGLAEVMEGSTLAEGDSLRFIPLSELLG, encoded by the coding sequence ATGAGCGGTTGCGATCACCCCGGCTTGCTGCCCATGGAGGCGGCGCTGCAACGTCTGCTGACGCTGGCCGAGGCCGCGCCCATCGAGCAGACGGAGTCGGTGACACTCGGCGAGGCTGACGGCCGGGTACTGGCAGAGCCGCTACTCGCCACCCTGGATCTGCCGCCATGGCCCAACAGCGCCATGGACGGCTATGCCCTGCGTCTGGCTGACTGGCAGGGCCAGGCGCTGCCGGTCAGTCAGCGCATCCAGGCCGGTGTGGCGCCTGCGCCGCTGCAGCCCGGTAGCTGCGCGCGCATCTTTACCGGTGCACCGTTGCCGGAGGGCGCCGATACGGTGGAGATGCAGGAGAACGTCGAGCTCGACGAGTCGGGGCAGGTGCGTTTTCGCGAGCCGCTGCACGTTGGGCAGAACGTCCGTGCGCAGGGGCAGGAGACACGCGTCGGAGACTGCGTCCTGCCGGCAGGCACGCGTCTCGGGCCGATCGAGTTGGGGCTGGTCGCCTCGCTGGGTGCGGCACACCTGAAAGTGCGCCGGCGTTTGCGGGTCGCGGTGTTGTCGACCGGCGACGAGCTGGTCGAGCCGGGGCAGGCGCTGGGGCCGGGACAGATCTACAACAGCAACCGACGCCTGCTGATCGCCTGGTTGCAGCGTCTGGGTTGCGCCGTGGTGGACGCCGGTATCCTGCCCGACGATCTGCCGCGCACTCGCGAGGCGCTGGGCGCGTTGGGCGATGTGGATCTGATCCTTTCCACCGGCGGCGTGTCGGTGGGCGAGGCGGATTATCTGGGTCTGGCTCTGCGTGAGGCCGGCGAGCTGGCGCTGTGGAAGCTGGCGATCAAGCCGGGCAAGCCGCTGACCTTCGGCCATTATCAGGGCGTGCCGGTCATAGGCTTGCCGGGTAATCCGGCTTCGACCCTGGTCACGTTCGGCTTGTTGGCGCGTCCTTACCTGCTGCGTCGTCTCGGCGTACAGCGTGTCGAGCCGCTGGGGTTTGTCGTGCCGGCTGGCTTCGCATGGCACAAGCCGGGCACGCGCCGTGAGTACTTGCGCGCGCGTCTGGAAGGTGGGCGCGCGGTGCCCTATGCCAACCAGAGCTCCGGGGTGCTGCGCAGTGCCGCCTGGGCCGAAGGGCTGGCCGAGGTCATGGAGGGCAGTACCCTGGCCGAAGGCGACAGCCTGCGTTTCATCCCACTCAGCGAGCTACTTGGCTGA
- the phnN gene encoding phosphonate metabolism protein/1,5-bisphosphokinase (PRPP-forming) PhnN, whose product MQGRLIYLMGPSGSGKDSLLQAARAPLEAHGCRFARRVITRSAESVGEDALGVSPAEFERLEGEGAFALSWHANGLAYGIPREIDDWLSAGQDVLINGSRGHLEAARQRYPDLLAILLQVDEAVLRQRLLARGRETPEQIEQRLARSRQLQQEEGAGTVILDNSGPLPHTVSRLLHLLDEMRRCA is encoded by the coding sequence ATGCAGGGCAGGTTGATCTATCTGATGGGGCCTTCGGGCTCGGGCAAGGACAGCCTGTTGCAAGCCGCGCGCGCGCCGCTGGAGGCGCACGGTTGCCGTTTCGCCCGGCGGGTGATCACCCGCAGCGCCGAGTCGGTAGGCGAGGACGCGCTGGGGGTCAGTCCCGCGGAGTTCGAGCGCCTGGAAGGCGAGGGTGCCTTTGCCCTGAGCTGGCACGCCAATGGCCTGGCCTACGGTATCCCGCGCGAGATCGACGACTGGCTGAGCGCCGGTCAGGATGTGCTGATCAATGGCTCACGCGGTCATCTCGAGGCTGCGCGCCAGCGCTATCCGGATCTGCTGGCGATTCTTCTGCAGGTCGACGAGGCGGTGCTGCGCCAGCGCTTGCTGGCTCGCGGCCGCGAGACGCCGGAGCAGATCGAGCAGCGCCTGGCGCGCAGCCGCCAGTTGCAGCAGGAGGAGGGGGCAGGCACCGTCATCCTCGACAACTCCGGCCCCCTGCCGCACACCGTCAGCCGCCTCCTGCACCTGCTCGACGAGATGCGTCGATGCGCCTGA
- a CDS encoding YgdI/YgdR family lipoprotein, whose product MTQRIIPALLIALGFAVLAGCASPSVITLTDGREIQTVDKPKYDEESGFYEFEQLDGKRATINKDQVQTVKEL is encoded by the coding sequence ATGACTCAACGGATCATTCCCGCCCTGCTGATTGCCCTCGGTTTCGCTGTACTGGCCGGCTGCGCTTCGCCTTCGGTGATAACGCTGACTGACGGTCGCGAGATTCAGACCGTGGACAAGCCTAAGTACGACGAAGAGTCCGGCTTCTACGAATTCGAGCAGCTCGACGGCAAGCGCGCCACCATCAACAAGGATCAGGTGCAGACCGTCAAGGAGCTCTGA
- a CDS encoding Rho-binding antiterminator codes for MDDYQPLACDLYDYLEIACLHRYRLDIELTDGTHMLGQALNTETTASKEEFLLVRTAEGEQRLRMDRLLAITPQDPGASFGRVLLSGARC; via the coding sequence ATGGACGATTACCAACCCCTGGCCTGCGATCTCTACGACTACCTGGAGATCGCCTGCCTGCACCGCTACCGCCTGGACATCGAACTGACCGACGGCACGCACATGCTGGGCCAGGCCCTGAACACCGAAACCACGGCGAGCAAGGAAGAGTTTCTGCTGGTGCGCACGGCAGAAGGCGAGCAACGCCTGCGCATGGATCGCCTGCTGGCGATCACCCCGCAGGACCCTGGCGCCAGCTTCGGCCGGGTGTTGTTGAGCGGCGCTCGCTGCTGA
- a CDS encoding OprD family porin gives MSKTPLARAVALATLGASLTMPSLAHADFIGDSKATLELRNFYMNRDLRETTAAQQSKREEWAQGFILKAESGFTEGTVGFGLDAYAGLGLKLDSSDERAGTNLLPNAFGNEGPDEYSEATGAVKARISKTVAKVGGLMPKLPIVASGDSRLLPQVFTGGMLTSQEIDGLTLNGGQLREVNFRNSTDRQDITATNVGGRSDRYNYAGGDYKFNGGNTTVGLWYGELEDIYDQKLYNLIHVQPIGDWKLGANLAYFDSQDNGRKLGGKLDNDLTSVNLWAGIGAHTFRVGYQKVGGDNAFPFLNETDPYIVNYLQILDFTRKDEKSWQARYDINFASYGIPGLTAFVRYVTGDGFDGVGGVSGKEWERDVDISYIIQEGPLKNLGVRWRNAMVRSNASIGDLDENRLIVSYTIPLM, from the coding sequence ATGAGTAAGACTCCCCTCGCCCGCGCCGTGGCTCTCGCCACGCTGGGCGCCAGCCTCACCATGCCAAGCCTGGCTCACGCCGACTTCATTGGTGACAGCAAGGCCACCCTGGAACTACGCAACTTCTACATGAACCGCGATCTGCGCGAGACCACCGCGGCTCAGCAATCCAAACGCGAAGAGTGGGCACAGGGCTTCATACTCAAGGCCGAATCAGGCTTTACCGAGGGCACCGTTGGCTTTGGTCTGGACGCGTATGCCGGCCTGGGCCTGAAACTGGACTCCTCCGACGAGCGCGCCGGTACCAACCTGCTGCCCAACGCCTTCGGCAATGAAGGGCCGGACGAATATTCCGAAGCCACCGGGGCGGTCAAGGCGCGTATCTCCAAGACCGTGGCCAAGGTTGGCGGCCTGATGCCCAAGCTGCCCATCGTTGCTTCCGGCGACTCGCGCCTGCTGCCCCAGGTCTTCACCGGCGGCATGCTGACCTCGCAGGAGATCGACGGCCTGACGCTCAACGGCGGGCAACTGCGCGAAGTGAATTTCCGCAACTCCACCGACCGGCAGGACATCACTGCCACCAACGTGGGCGGCAGGAGCGATCGCTACAACTATGCCGGCGGCGACTACAAGTTCAACGGCGGCAACACCACGGTCGGCCTGTGGTACGGCGAACTGGAAGATATCTACGACCAGAAGCTGTACAACCTGATCCATGTGCAGCCGATCGGCGACTGGAAGCTGGGCGCCAACCTGGCCTATTTCGACTCCCAGGACAACGGCCGCAAACTCGGTGGCAAGCTGGACAACGACCTGACCTCGGTCAACCTGTGGGCCGGCATCGGCGCCCATACCTTCCGCGTGGGCTATCAGAAGGTCGGTGGTGACAATGCCTTCCCGTTCCTGAACGAAACCGATCCGTACATCGTCAACTACCTCCAGATTCTCGACTTCACCCGCAAGGACGAGAAATCCTGGCAGGCGCGCTATGACATCAACTTCGCCAGCTACGGTATTCCTGGTCTGACCGCCTTCGTGCGCTACGTGACCGGCGACGGCTTCGACGGTGTAGGCGGCGTGAGCGGCAAGGAATGGGAACGCGATGTGGATATCAGCTACATCATTCAGGAAGGCCCGCTGAAGAACCTCGGCGTGCGCTGGCGTAACGCGATGGTGCGTTCCAACGCGAGTATCGGCGACCTGGACGAGAACCGTCTGATCGTCAGCTACACCATCCCGCTGATGTAA
- a CDS encoding C40 family peptidase — protein MLKRFAPLVPIALTAFLAACAGHAPQPQVTEPAVKPVAQQVKPAEDEITALIDDKPYEMPQLADSLLELGRSLIGTRYRYGGTSVQSGFDCSGFVGYVFREEIGLELPRSTRELINLDAPKVARADLEPGDLILFNDRGRGRVSHAGIYLGDDQFIHSSSSRSGGVRIDSLDDSYWNRSYLQAKRVLALAPVEESQAQAKRHP, from the coding sequence ATGCTAAAACGCTTCGCACCCCTCGTGCCCATTGCACTGACAGCCTTCCTCGCCGCCTGTGCCGGCCATGCGCCGCAGCCCCAGGTTACCGAGCCCGCGGTCAAGCCCGTCGCTCAGCAGGTGAAACCTGCCGAGGACGAAATCACCGCTCTGATCGACGACAAACCCTACGAAATGCCGCAACTGGCCGACAGCCTGCTCGAGCTGGGTCGTTCGCTGATCGGCACCCGTTATCGCTACGGCGGTACGTCGGTGCAGTCCGGCTTCGATTGCAGCGGCTTCGTCGGCTACGTGTTCCGTGAGGAAATCGGCCTGGAACTGCCACGTTCCACGCGTGAACTGATCAACCTGGACGCGCCCAAGGTGGCCCGTGCCGATCTGGAGCCCGGCGATCTGATCCTGTTCAACGATCGCGGTCGTGGTCGTGTCAGTCACGCCGGCATCTACCTGGGCGATGATCAGTTCATCCATTCCAGCAGCAGCCGCAGCGGCGGCGTGCGCATCGACAGCCTGGACGACAGCTACTGGAATCGCAGCTACCTGCAGGCCAAGCGCGTGCTGGCGCTGGCTCCGGTGGAAGAGAGCCAAGCGCAGGCCAAGCGCCATCCTTGA
- a CDS encoding C40 family peptidase: MPVTTRVALLVLALLLSACSSRAPSPQPTYIPPSTASHYQGGAEDVLFRALGLVGTPYRYGGNTPDGGFDCSGLIGYVYRDAAGISLPRSTRELSAMRAPNVRRDALQSGDLVFFATNGGRAVSHAGIYVGEGRFVHAPSTGGTVRLDSLASGYWQGVYLDAKRIITPELARNP, encoded by the coding sequence ATGCCCGTTACGACCCGTGTTGCCCTGCTTGTTCTCGCCTTGCTGCTGAGTGCTTGCAGCAGTCGCGCTCCCTCTCCCCAGCCCACCTATATACCGCCTTCCACTGCGTCCCATTACCAGGGGGGCGCCGAGGATGTGCTGTTTCGTGCCCTGGGTTTGGTCGGTACACCCTACCGCTATGGCGGTAACACCCCGGATGGCGGCTTCGACTGCAGCGGCCTGATCGGTTACGTGTACCGGGATGCCGCGGGCATCAGTCTGCCGCGCTCGACCCGCGAGCTCAGCGCGATGCGCGCGCCCAACGTCCGGCGCGACGCCCTGCAGAGCGGCGATCTGGTGTTCTTCGCCACCAATGGCGGGCGCGCCGTCAGTCATGCCGGCATCTATGTCGGCGAGGGGCGCTTCGTCCATGCCCCTTCCACCGGCGGTACGGTGCGTCTGGACAGCCTGGCCAGCGGCTACTGGCAGGGCGTCTACCTCGATGCCAAACGCATCATCACCCCCGAACTGGCGCGCAATCCCTGA
- the phnP gene encoding phosphonate metabolism protein PhnP yields MRLTLLGTGDARQVPVYNCSCPACDAARVYPARRRGPCCALIECGAQRWLIDSGLTDLTERFAPHSLSGILQTHYHADHAQGLLHLRWGQGLIIPVHGPNDPERLADLYKHPGILDFSQPFVAFERRQLGELNVTALPLTHSKPTFGYLFEGLGFEGQGRRIAYLTDTVGVPEASCAELQRAPLDLLVLDCSTAPQPVAPRNHNDLTRALEVIARLQPTQAVLTHIGHAFDAWLLEHPDALPPGVQLGSDGLVL; encoded by the coding sequence ATGCGCCTGACCCTGCTCGGCACCGGCGATGCCCGCCAGGTGCCCGTGTACAACTGCAGCTGCCCGGCCTGCGATGCGGCGCGCGTGTATCCGGCGCGGCGCCGTGGCCCCTGCTGCGCGCTGATCGAATGCGGCGCGCAGCGCTGGCTGATCGACAGCGGCCTGACCGACCTTACCGAGCGCTTCGCGCCGCACAGCCTCAGCGGCATTCTGCAGACCCACTACCACGCCGACCACGCCCAGGGCCTGCTGCACCTGCGCTGGGGCCAGGGGCTGATCATCCCGGTCCATGGCCCGAACGACCCCGAAAGGCTGGCCGATCTGTACAAGCACCCCGGCATTCTCGATTTCAGCCAGCCTTTCGTTGCCTTCGAGCGCCGTCAGCTGGGTGAGCTGAATGTCACCGCGCTGCCGCTGACGCATTCCAAGCCGACCTTTGGGTACTTGTTTGAAGGGCTGGGGTTCGAAGGGCAGGGCAGGCGTATCGCCTACCTCACCGACACGGTCGGCGTGCCTGAGGCCAGTTGCGCCGAACTTCAGCGTGCACCGCTGGATCTGCTGGTGCTCGATTGCTCCACCGCGCCGCAGCCGGTGGCGCCGCGCAACCACAACGACCTGACCCGCGCGCTGGAAGTCATCGCACGCCTGCAGCCGACGCAAGCGGTGCTGACCCATATCGGCCACGCCTTCGACGCCTGGCTGCTGGAGCACCCCGACGCCTTGCCGCCTGGTGTCCAACTGGGCAGTGACGGGCTGGTGCTGTAA
- a CDS encoding DUF5610 domain-containing protein: MKPLASLNPSAARTAQASQSIAARNNAVDPQATLANRLAEKLGLQPGALNGKRDDFSPEKVAERVLGFIEQRIQSEAAAGADPAKLEKLLSQAREGVEKGFAEARKILDGMGVLKGQVASDIDDTYKRIQDGLGDLDKRFGGAASGVGDKVAVAGYRERFSAVAETFDLSVTTRDGDRLRISVAQASASWSQSSFAASSDGKSSTLVGASQSGSMRIGGWQVNVEGELDDDEIKALEKLFSQVQELSDKFYAGDLAGAFDRAMALEMDGEQLASMSLRLTQTTVRQATDAYGAVAGQGASAVNAGLQEYAQGLLDALRSANDLAQNAGGVLKELLKGGFSLDERFDLPRLEKADSLNRSLIDGLQSLLAGQSDKGVGAS; encoded by the coding sequence ATGAAACCTCTGGCCTCGCTCAATCCTTCCGCCGCTCGCACCGCGCAAGCCAGTCAGTCCATCGCTGCGCGCAACAATGCTGTCGACCCTCAGGCCACGCTGGCCAATCGGCTGGCCGAAAAGCTCGGCCTGCAGCCGGGCGCACTCAATGGCAAGCGCGATGACTTCAGCCCCGAAAAGGTCGCGGAGCGGGTCTTGGGTTTCATCGAACAGCGCATCCAGAGCGAGGCGGCCGCCGGTGCCGATCCCGCCAAGCTTGAGAAACTGCTGTCGCAGGCCCGTGAAGGTGTGGAGAAGGGCTTTGCCGAGGCACGCAAGATTCTCGATGGCATGGGTGTACTGAAAGGCCAGGTGGCCAGCGATATCGATGACACCTACAAGCGCATCCAGGACGGCCTGGGCGATCTCGACAAGCGCTTCGGCGGTGCGGCGTCGGGTGTCGGCGACAAGGTGGCGGTGGCTGGTTATCGCGAGCGCTTCAGCGCGGTGGCCGAAACATTCGATCTTTCCGTCACCACGCGCGATGGCGATCGCCTGCGCATTTCCGTGGCGCAGGCTTCGGCCAGCTGGTCGCAGAGCAGTTTCGCGGCGTCCAGCGATGGCAAGAGCAGCACCCTGGTGGGCGCCAGCCAGTCCGGCAGCATGCGTATCGGCGGTTGGCAGGTGAATGTCGAAGGCGAGCTGGACGACGACGAGATCAAGGCGCTGGAAAAACTCTTCAGCCAGGTGCAGGAGCTGTCCGACAAGTTCTACGCGGGTGATCTGGCCGGGGCGTTCGACCGGGCCATGGCGCTGGAGATGGATGGCGAACAACTGGCGTCGATGTCGCTGCGCCTGACCCAGACCACCGTGCGTCAGGCGACCGATGCCTACGGCGCGGTAGCCGGGCAGGGCGCCAGTGCGGTGAATGCCGGGCTGCAGGAATATGCGCAGGGCCTGCTCGACGCGCTGCGCAGCGCCAACGACCTGGCGCAGAATGCCGGCGGTGTGCTCAAGGAACTGCTCAAGGGCGGCTTCTCGCTCGATGAGCGATTCGACCTGCCGCGCCTGGAGAAGGCCGACAGCCTCAACCGCAGCCTGATCGACGGCCTGCAGTCGCTGCTCGCCGGTCAGTCCGACAAGGGTGTCGGCGCGAGCTGA
- a CDS encoding O-methyltransferase, with protein sequence MTQRTLQLDDALYQYLLDVSLRESPLLARLREETAQLSQARWQIAPEQGQFMALLVRLTGARRIVEVGTFTGYSALCMAQALGEGGRLICCDLPGDYNATARRYFAEAGVAESIEWRLGPALESLAALAREGQGVFDLIFVDADKANYPAYLEQALFLLRQGGLLLFDNTLWSGRVLQRSPDSEDTRAIQALNLALRDDPRIDLSLLPLGDGLTLCRKR encoded by the coding sequence GTGACTCAGCGTACGCTGCAACTCGACGACGCCCTCTACCAGTACCTGCTGGATGTCTCCCTGCGCGAGTCGCCGCTGCTCGCCCGCCTGCGTGAAGAAACCGCGCAGCTAAGCCAGGCGCGCTGGCAGATTGCGCCGGAGCAGGGGCAGTTCATGGCGCTGCTGGTGCGCCTCACCGGCGCCCGGCGGATCGTCGAGGTGGGCACTTTCACCGGCTACAGTGCGCTCTGCATGGCGCAGGCCCTGGGCGAGGGTGGGCGCCTGATCTGCTGCGACCTGCCTGGAGACTACAACGCCACGGCGCGCCGCTACTTCGCCGAGGCCGGGGTTGCCGAATCCATCGAGTGGCGGCTGGGCCCGGCGCTTGAAAGCCTGGCGGCGCTGGCTCGAGAGGGACAGGGCGTCTTCGACCTGATCTTCGTCGATGCCGACAAGGCCAACTATCCGGCCTACCTGGAGCAGGCCCTGTTTCTGCTGCGTCAGGGTGGCCTGCTGCTGTTCGACAATACCCTGTGGAGCGGTCGGGTGCTGCAACGCTCCCCCGACAGCGAAGACACGCGCGCGATCCAGGCGCTCAACCTGGCCCTGCGTGACGACCCGCGCATCGATCTGTCGCTGTTGCCGCTGGGCGACGGTCTGACGCTCTGCCGCAAGCGTTAG
- the cobO gene encoding cob(I)yrinic acid a,c-diamide adenosyltransferase — MSESAERDARHKARMQRKKALIDEKIAQAQDEYGLLLVHSGNGKGKSSSAFGMVARALGHGIKVGVVQFIKGAASTGEETFFRRFPEEVSYHVMGEGFTWETQDRQRDIAKAQEAWAVARRLLGDESVGLVVLDELNIALKHGYLELDAVLADIEARPLLQHVVVTGRGALPGMIEAADTVTEMSLVKHAFKSGVKAQKGIEF, encoded by the coding sequence ATGAGCGAATCCGCCGAACGCGACGCCCGCCACAAGGCGCGCATGCAGCGCAAGAAAGCCCTGATCGACGAGAAGATCGCCCAGGCCCAGGATGAATACGGCCTGCTGCTGGTGCACAGCGGAAACGGCAAGGGCAAGAGCAGCAGCGCCTTCGGTATGGTCGCGCGCGCCCTTGGCCACGGTATCAAGGTTGGCGTGGTGCAATTCATCAAGGGCGCGGCCAGCACCGGTGAGGAAACCTTCTTCCGCCGTTTCCCCGAGGAAGTCAGCTACCACGTGATGGGCGAGGGCTTCACCTGGGAGACCCAGGATCGTCAGCGCGACATCGCCAAGGCGCAGGAGGCCTGGGCCGTGGCCCGGCGTCTGCTCGGCGACGAGTCCGTTGGCCTGGTGGTGCTGGACGAGCTGAACATCGCCCTCAAGCACGGTTATCTCGAACTGGATGCGGTGCTGGCCGATATCGAGGCCCGGCCGCTGCTGCAGCACGTGGTGGTGACCGGCCGCGGTGCCCTGCCGGGGATGATCGAGGCGGCCGATACGGTCACCGAGATGAGCCTGGTCAAGCATGCGTTCAAGTCTGGCGTGAAGGCGCAGAAGGGCATCGAATTCTGA
- a CDS encoding glutaredoxin family protein, which produces MTPECQLFGTLGCHLCEVAEALLMPFVENGLLVELIDIAEHEGMVERYGLRIPVLRRCDTGNELNWPFDAEQVVAFLR; this is translated from the coding sequence ATGACGCCTGAATGCCAACTTTTCGGAACCCTGGGCTGCCACCTCTGCGAGGTGGCAGAGGCGTTGCTCATGCCGTTCGTCGAGAACGGTCTGCTGGTCGAGCTGATCGATATCGCCGAGCACGAGGGCATGGTCGAGCGCTACGGCTTGCGCATTCCCGTGTTGCGCCGTTGCGACACCGGGAACGAGTTGAACTGGCCGTTCGACGCCGAGCAGGTGGTGGCTTTTCTGCGCTGA
- a CDS encoding alpha-D-ribose 1-methylphosphonate 5-triphosphate diphosphatase, producing the protein MSSEQILSNARIVTAEREFLGTLLLRDGLIAAVDEGASRLPQAQDLGGDYLLPGLVELHTDNLEKHMSPRPGVDWPSASAVLTHDAQIVAAGITTVFDALSIGDINPRGRRMQQLPAMIEAIAASEAAGQTRAEHRLHLRCELCHPDALTIYRDLVEHPLVALVSVMDHSPGQRQFAKVEKYREYYMGKYHLSPAEMEEFLQEQIANSRQYSDRQRRAIVEDCHVRGISVASHDDATLAHVRESAGFGMAIAEFPTTLEAARASHELGLKVLMGAPNLVRGGSHSGNIAAAELARHGVLDILSSDYYPASLLHAAWLLAGQDNDYDLPAAIATVSRAPARAAGLDDRGEIRVGLRADLVQARAHGQQPVIQQVWRQARRVF; encoded by the coding sequence ATGTCGTCTGAACAGATTCTCAGCAACGCCCGCATCGTCACCGCCGAGCGCGAGTTCCTCGGTACCCTGCTACTGCGCGACGGGCTGATCGCCGCGGTGGACGAGGGCGCCAGTCGCCTGCCGCAGGCCCAGGACCTGGGCGGCGATTACCTCCTGCCGGGGCTGGTGGAACTGCACACCGACAACCTGGAAAAACACATGAGCCCAAGGCCTGGCGTGGATTGGCCCTCGGCCTCGGCGGTGCTGACCCACGATGCGCAGATCGTTGCCGCCGGCATCACCACGGTGTTTGATGCGCTGTCCATCGGCGACATCAACCCGCGTGGCCGGCGCATGCAGCAGCTGCCGGCGATGATCGAGGCCATTGCCGCCAGCGAGGCGGCGGGGCAGACCCGCGCCGAGCACCGCCTGCACCTACGCTGCGAGCTGTGCCACCCCGATGCCCTGACCATCTACCGCGACCTGGTGGAGCACCCGTTGGTGGCGCTGGTGTCGGTGATGGATCACTCACCCGGCCAGCGCCAGTTCGCCAAGGTGGAGAAGTACCGCGAGTACTACATGGGCAAGTACCACCTGAGCCCGGCGGAGATGGAGGAGTTTCTGCAGGAACAGATCGCCAACTCGCGCCAGTACAGCGACCGCCAGCGTCGCGCCATCGTCGAGGACTGCCACGTCCGCGGCATTTCGGTGGCCAGTCATGACGACGCGACCTTGGCCCACGTGCGGGAGTCGGCCGGCTTCGGCATGGCCATCGCCGAGTTCCCCACCACCCTGGAAGCGGCCAGGGCCAGCCACGAGCTGGGGCTGAAGGTGCTGATGGGGGCGCCGAACCTGGTGCGCGGCGGCTCGCACTCGGGCAATATCGCCGCCGCGGAGCTGGCGCGCCACGGCGTGCTGGATATCCTCTCCAGCGACTACTACCCGGCCAGCCTGCTGCATGCGGCCTGGCTGCTCGCCGGGCAGGACAACGACTATGATTTGCCTGCGGCCATCGCTACCGTAAGCCGCGCGCCGGCCAGGGCGGCCGGACTGGATGACCGCGGCGAGATCCGCGTCGGCCTGCGCGCCGACCTGGTACAGGCCAGGGCGCATGGCCAGCAGCCGGTGATCCAGCAGGTGTGGCGCCAAGCACGAAGGGTATTCTGA
- the moaB gene encoding molybdenum cofactor biosynthesis protein B, whose translation MNHKADAVFVPLNIAVLTVSDTRTLETDTSGQLFVDRLQAAGHRLAARVLLKDDLYRIRAQVANWIAEEEVQVVLITGGTGFTGRDSTPEAVSCLLDKQVDGFGELFRQISVADIGTSTVQSRALAGLANGTLVCCLPGSTNACRTAWEGILAEQLDARHRPCNFVAHLKPMAACESRG comes from the coding sequence ATGAATCACAAGGCCGATGCGGTTTTCGTGCCGCTGAATATCGCCGTGCTCACCGTCAGCGACACCCGCACCCTGGAAACCGATACCTCCGGCCAGCTCTTCGTTGACCGCCTGCAGGCGGCCGGGCACCGGCTGGCGGCTCGGGTATTGCTCAAGGACGATCTTTACCGGATTCGCGCCCAGGTGGCCAACTGGATCGCCGAGGAAGAGGTGCAGGTGGTGCTGATAACCGGAGGCACCGGATTCACCGGTCGCGACAGCACGCCAGAGGCGGTGAGCTGTCTGCTGGACAAGCAGGTGGACGGTTTTGGCGAGTTGTTCCGGCAAATTTCCGTGGCCGATATCGGCACCTCCACCGTGCAATCGCGCGCCCTGGCCGGTCTGGCCAACGGCACGCTGGTGTGCTGCCTGCCGGGTTCGACCAATGCCTGCCGTACCGCCTGGGAGGGCATCCTCGCCGAGCAGCTGGATGCCCGCCATCGCCCGTGCAACTTCGTCGCGCACCTGAAACCGATGGCGGCCTGCGAGTCGCGCGGATGA